The following is a genomic window from Rhododendron vialii isolate Sample 1 chromosome 9a, ASM3025357v1.
TCTGCCCAGCATCCTTATTGCAAAACTAATATCCGGTCTAGTGCAAGTTTGGGCAtacatcaaactccctaatgcTGATGCATATGGAATTTCATCCATTTGCTTTCTTTCCAAGTCATTCTTTGGGCATTGACTTTCATTAAATTTATCACCCTTGATAATGGGCGCATCACTTACTAAGCAAAGCTGCACATTAAATCTCTTTAGAACTCGGTTAATATACCCTTTCTGAGGCAATCCTAGCAGTCCTCGAGATCGATCTCTAAAGATCTCTATGCAACATAAGCTGCCTCACCCATATCAACCATTTTAAAGTTCTTCGAGAGATATCCCTTAGTTTTATGTActaaaccaaggtcattactggctaacaaaatatcatccacatatagcACCAAAATGATAAACTTACTCCCACTGACCTTCAGATATATACATTGATCAACAGCATTTTCTTTGAATCCAAAGGAGGTAATGGTATCATTAAACCTTAAGTACTATTGCCTGGAAGCTTGTTTAAGACCATATATGGATCTCTTTAATTTGCATTCCAAATGCTCTTTCCCTTTTATTGTGAATCCTTCAGGTTGCTCCATGTAAATATCCTCATCCAAACTACCATTCAGAAAAGCGattttcacatccatctgatGTAGCTCTAAGTCATAATGAGCTATTAGGGCCAAGATGATTCTAAGTGAGTCCTTCTTTGACACAGGAGAAAAGGACTCCTTATAGTCAGCGCCTTCTTTCTGAGTGAAACCCTTGGCCACAAGTCTAGCCTTAAATCGTTCGATATTGCCTTTTGAATCGTGCTTGGTCTTAAAGACCCACTTACAGCCGACTTTCTTACAATTAGTAGGCAATTCAACAAGATCCCAAACTTTATTCTGGTCCATTGATTTCAACTCATCATTCATAGCGTCAAACCATTTATTAGAATCGTCACTATTCATGGCTTGTGAAAACGAAACCGGGTCTTTCTTAATCCCAATGTTGAAATCCGATTCTTGTAGATACACCACATAATCATCTAAAATGGCAGACTTTCTTTCCCTCTGAGATCTTCTCAGAACTGTCGGTTGTGGTGGTTctacaatattttcaatggCGGTATCCTCATGAAATGGAGAATCATTATCTACATGTTGTTCATTCTCCTCAACTAGTTGAGGAATAACAACTTCTCGATAAGGAAGAATTGTTGGGATATCAACTCTTTCTTCATCGAAATTaacctttcttgatttctcactCCCACTATTTTCGCCATTCTCTAGGAATTTCGCATTTTCGGTTTCAACTATTCTCGTACTATGGTTAGGACAGTAAAATTTGTACCCCATAAGACTTTTTTGGATAACCAATAAAATATCAAGAAATTGTTCGAGAATCTAACTTTTTCTCTTGTAGATTAAATATTCTAGCTTCTGCTGGACAACCCTAAATATGTAAATGTCTTAAACTGGGTTTCCTACTGGTCTACAACTCGAAAAGAGTAGTTGGAACCGCCTTACTATGAACCCTATTTAAGAGATACATAGCGGTCTTTAATGCTTCACTCCACAAGAAAACGGTACGTTTGAAGAACTCATCATACTTCTAACCATATCCATAAGTGTACGATTACGCCTCTCAGCAACACCGTTCTGCTGTGGCGTACCAGGCATTGTGTATTGAGCACGAATGCCTTGCTTTTCTAATAGTTTGGCAAatgggccaggattttggcctgactcatcatattttccatAAAACTCACCACCTCTATCCGACCTCACTATTTTGACCTTTCTATCTAATTGTCTTTCTACCTCAGTAATGTACACCTCAAGGATGTCAATGGCTTGAGACTTTTCATGAATTAGATATACTTAACCATAACGTGAGAAGTCATCTATAAAggtgataaaatatttttgtccagtaaaacatggaataggactttcacaaatatcagtATGGATTATCTTAAGAAGTGCATTGCTTCTAGTGGCACCTTCCTTtatgtgtttggtttgctttcccttaatgcaatccacacaaatttcaaaatcagtgaAATTTAGGTCTTCTAAAATCTCATTCTTCACCAATCTGTCAATTCTATCCTTGGAGATATGCCCCAATCGTCTATGCCACAgggtaaatgatttttcatcaattcgACCACGTTTTAAACCAACATCCGAATGTAGGGTCACTAATGATTGTGCAAACTCATGATTCAAGATAATTTTATATAAACCATCATATAAATCACCAGAACCAACCATTATTGAATTAAACATCAATTTGAGTTTTCGACAACCAAATGAAACTGAATATCCAGAACAATCTAATCTAgataaagaaaccaaattcctagaaatagagggaacataaaAAGTGTCTTCAAGATCTATCGATCTAATGATCCGTCTCTAAAACCAAGCGATTGGTACATACAGCTACCATTTCAGCCTTGAGACAGTTCTCCATAAAGACAAATCTCTCACTTTCCTCCGGTTTCCGGGTTGAAAGGTATCCCTGCAAGGAATTCATAATGTGAGTCGTAGCACTAGAATCAATCCACCAAGTATTAGAAGGAACTTCAGCAAGATTTGATTCGTAGcatacaaaagaaagattatTACCCTTCTTTTCGAACCAAGCCTTAAGCTTGTTGCAGTCCTTCTTCACATGTCCCTTCTTGCCACAAAAGTGACACTTGATAGTGAAACCATTATTTTCATGAGCTTGGCTACTTTCCCCAGGTCCACTAGCTTTCTTTGGTGGATACTTCTttattttaccctttttcttcATAGCAAATTGAGTCACTGCCAATGCAATGTGACGCCCTTCCCCTCTCAATCTCACTTCCTTCTGAACACACATGTTGGTTAGCTCATTCAAACTCCACTTGTCTTTATTGGCGTTATTGTGAATTTTGAATGGGCCAAACTGTACTGGAAGTGAGTTGAGTATAAACTAAACAAGGAATGACTCATCCACTTTCATTCCCGAGGTTGCAAGCTTTGCAGCTTTGTCAAACATATTTAAGATGTGCTCTTGAACTCCACAACTACCATCATATTTCATGGTGGTTAAATCAGCCATAATTGTGCCAGCGAGTGACTTATCAGCAGATTTAAAATAATCTTCCATAGCCTTTAAGTATTCTAGTGCATTAATATTCTGTGGTAGGGAGGTTTTGATGTTATTCGCAATGGTCATCTTCATGAACATTAAACTGAGCCTATTCGACCTTTCCCatgaattgaaattgaacaCTTGTTCCTCAGAACTCTCATCAGTAATATCCGCAGGTTTTTCAATAAGCAATGTCATATCAAGGTCCAATACACCCAGTGTGAACTGAATATGCTCAGACCATTCCGAAAAATTTGGTCCAGTGAGGGTTGGAACATTGGATGCATGAGAGTGCAGTGAAACAGGAACtgtaaatgaaataaaaaaggaCAATACTTAATAAAAACTTTGAGAATTATAAACATTTATAATGATGAACTATTGACATCACCTAGGTCCTCCTTTGGGCAAAACCTAAGCATGCCTattgttcactcattaattaggtGCAACATAATCACCTAAGTAGGTCTAAGTAATTTATACAGCTTATCAAGTTAGTCATGTTATCTTTGGATATCTAATCCTAACCCGCTAAGTTGCATAAATTACTCACCCTACCCAGTTCATAATTATTTAAATGTGACTCTCTTTTGGGCCTAGTCTCATTCTTATAATTATGTCTGCAATCGAGAATATCATTGACTTAATTGTTACCCTTTTAACAAAACTTTAATGTAATTTAATATTCATAAGTTTCACTAACCTAGGCcactttggtgactaccaaATTAGTAATTCCTATGAATATTAAACTAACCAATGATATACTCTATTCTTTTATTCGAGTTATGTCGGTGTCATTCTTTTATTCAATCACTtctaccaaaaataaaatatacaactaagtattcttttatgtgattgattatccatttaatgACATTCAATATAACCATAACTCTTACATATGCTGTAACACAATAATAGAAAAACTTTCCCGATTAAGTGCTTCAAAAACAATCATACATTATTGTAGAAATCATAATCtgacaaaacaaattaattttgTAAGCATGCGGTTATGATCTTTATTTCTATTACTGAACACATAAAAACAGAATCACGATTACATAAAATCACGATTACAGTAAGATGATTTTCCAGTCCACTAAGCATGACAAATAAATGAATCCCAATTTCGATTCAATCAATTTTACCACAACTTACTTATCCAGTAATTATGCAAGCAGTAGTCATATATAATAGAAGGTGAACTGTTAGTTGCGTAAATGACTAAAATTAATAGACTCCATCAAGCAAAATCCACTACGGCAATTTAGATCTTAAAATCACATAAGTTACATGTGAActttacaaaaaacaattaatAGCCGAATCGAGAACTTTCTTTACAGAAACATTGGCAACCAACAAAACAGTAAATAGATTATGCTACAATATTCAATTGTTAACCCGTGAATTGATGACGGCAATCAAAAAGCAATTGAATGATATGAAACTGTTATTTTCTATCCGAATGAAAACAACACAGTAGCTTAAAATATTCCATTCTTAAACAATATCTATTTACTCGATTTACCATAAGGGTAAATTGATATGCAAGAATACCACTAATCCATGTATAATAGAATGTTGAAGATGACTTTATTCCAAGATTTATTGATTCAGAAAAcctaatgctctgataccaattgtaaaTCTATATTTGTGTTAAAACTATTAtgcggaaaacagatataacaggATCTTAAATGCAACACATCTCTAGAACAATAAATAGCGTACCTTTGTTGGCCATCATGATTAGAAGGAACAAaccccttaattagaaacaccttaattcttggctcaccttcttTTCTCTGTTtctacttttctagaataccccAATACTTTAATCGATGGAAAAAGCGTAGGAATAAGGGGAGGGTATTCTAcattttatagaggagagaagagggccttagagataattattaaaagacacctagcccatcaaggtctcttttattatcaagagTTTTCCTTCATCTTTAATTCTAATCAGCtatcgtaatgaaccatatcacttcattgaCTTATATGATGGTAGagtcccacatgcacaaaacgtgaaggctagtgggccacactaatgggaaaaaactaacacttaaccccaaaaacaaatccaaaaagaaTACTTCAatgttgttaaaaaaattgaccaagTGATCAATGACCTAAAACTGTATAACACACACGAGTGGTCATAAACTCATACTCTCATAGCTTAGTAGCAAGATCTTTCTATCAATGTAGTGACTTCAACTCAGAACCTCGCTCCGAAGCTCCCAAGTTAAAATCTTCTAAGAACCTAGGAGCCCGCTCCCAACTAAGATAGAACCTTGCAATCACAtatacatttatttatttatgaataTATATGTATCTCAAAACAAAAGCTACCAAGCAAGAAAGACAGGGAACCAATAATAAGATACTACAAAAATATTCCTCAAATTTGCTCAATACTTAGCATAAACATAGTATGtacataaattcaaaaaaagtatTTGCAGTTGAAACCAAATACGAATTGACATGCATACTATTTCTACCAACAAAGTAATATTTCCATATTATCATCAATGTAGAGATAAATATTTACATACGCTTTTATAGATACTCCTAACATTAGATTCTTCACTATCCTCTCGCAACTGAGGTCATAGGGCTTTGGATTGACAGGAAggggcaaaacaaaaaaaagaacaaaggagAACTAAAAGTCACTTGTTTGGATAGCTAAAAGAGGAGGGAAATGGTAAAGAATCCAAGAAAACAAGATGGGTCTTATTCAAGATTGAAACAAAGTACAAGGAGTGAAGGCATACCATAATGAAGGTTCAACCAACTTGAGCATGCGTGAATAGAGTATATTTAGAAATCTAAAATACAAGCTCAGAATGAAACGAACATAGTGCAAGCACAAAGAGCTCACCTTGAAATCAAAAACCCCGAAAAGATCACAATTTCGGCGATGGATTAGTATCAATTAGGAATCACTGATGGGTGTGAGCTGAGATGGATGGTTAAAT
Proteins encoded in this region:
- the LOC131299597 gene encoding uncharacterized protein LOC131299597, which codes for MANKVPVSLHSHASNVPTLTGPNFSEWSEHIQFTLGVLDLDMTLLIEKPADITDESSEEQVFNFNSWERSNRLSLMFMKMTIANNIKTSLPQNINALEYLKAMEDYFKSADKSLAGTIMADLTTMKYDGSCGVQEHILNMFDKAAKLATSGMKVDESFLV